The sequence below is a genomic window from Barrientosiimonas humi.
AACCTCACGCTCGGCACGATCGCCGTCACCGGCGGCACCGCGAGCCCGACGACCAAGCCGACCGCGAGCCCGACGGGCACCGGCACGCACAGCCCCACGGCGACGGGCACGCACAGCCCGACGGCGACCGGCACCAGCACGCCGACCGACAGCTCCACCGCGGCCCCCACCGACGGCGGCCCGTCCGGCCCGCGCGTCGACACCGGTGTCGTCGGCGACGGCGGCAGCAACCGCGCCGTGGCGCTCGGTGCGACCGGCCTGGCCAGCGCGTTCGGGCTCGCGTGGGCGTACGCCCGCCGCGCGCTGCGCGACTGACCGTTCGGATTACTACCGCGCCCAGAAGGGTGCAGCCGTCCCCCGGCTGCACCCTTCTGGGCCGTCGTATGTATTGACAAGCGCCATATTGTCGAGCCGACAGCCAGCCACCTATGAAGAGGTGAAGGGATGACCATTCCGACCTTGGCCCCAGCTCGGTTCCAGACCGCGTTCTGGGACGAGTTCAACTGGGCCGACATCGCCCAGAAGGCGATCCTCGCGGTCGTGATCCTGGCCGTGACCTGGATCGTGGCCAAACTCGTGACCCGGGCCTTCGCGGCCCTGGTCGGCAGAGTCCCGGCCCTGCAGAGAAGCAGCGCCGACGGTTCGAGCATCGGTCAGTCGCTCGGGCAGATCGTGTCGTTGCTGGTCTGGATGTTCGGTCTGATCGCCGTCCTCCAGCTGTTCCAGCTCGACCAGGCGCTCGCCCCCGTGCAGAACCTGCTCAACGGGGTGACCTCGTTCCTGCCCAAGCTGATCGGCGCCGGCGTCGTGTTCGTCATCGGCGCGCTCCTGGCGAAGGTCGTGCGCGAGCTCATCGAGACCGCGCTCTCCGCGCTCCCGATCGACCGCTGGCTGGGTCGGGCGCGCGGCGCTCAGAACCAGGTGACGGCCGAGGCGACCGGCCACCGCGAGCAGCAGCAGGCGTACAACAACCCGGCTGAGGGTGGCCAGATCGGCCAGCAGTACGCCCAGCAGACCGGCCAGGCGCCCGCCCAGCAGGGCGGCCCCGGGGCTGGTGGCGCCGGCAGCGTCGGTCAGCGGATCGCGAAGACCCTGGCCACGATCGCGTACGCGCTGATCATGATCGTCGTCAGCATCGCCGCCCTGCAGATCCTCGGGATCCAGTCGATCTCGCGGCCGGCGGAGCGGATGCTCACCACGATCTTCGACGCCATCCCGGTGATCCTGGCGGCGCTGCTGCTGCTGGCGCTGGGTGGTCTGATCGCGAAGTTCGCGGCCGACATCCTCGGCCAGATCCTCGAGGGCGTCGGCACGGACCGCGTGCTGCGTGACGCCGACCTGCTGCCGGAGGGCAAGAGCGCCACCCCGATCATCACCAAGATCGTGCAGGTCGCGATCGTGCTGTTCTTCGCGGTGATGGCGGCGCAGACGCTCAACTTCCCGCAGATCACCCGCTTCCTCAGCGAGGTGCTCGAGCTCGGCGGACGTGTCGTGTTCGGCGCGGCGATCATCGCGGCGGGCGTGTTCATCGCGAACCTGCTCGCCAAGCTGATCGGTGGCGAGGGCGCGACGCCGCTCGTCATCCGGGTCGCGACGATCGTGCTGTTCTCGGCAATGGGCCTGAAGTACATGGGCATCGCCGACTCGATCATCGAGCTCGCCTTCGGCGCCCTGGTCGTCGGCGGTGCCGCGGCCGCGGCGCTGGCGTTCGGCCTCGGTGGCCGCGACGCCGCCGCCCGGCAGCTCGAGGAGCTGCGGCAGCGCAAGGGTGAGAACCAGAACAACTGACCCTGGTCAGATCACGAGGCCCGCGTCGTACGTCGGCGCGGGCCTCGTGCTGTGCGTGGGCTGACGTCGTGTGCGGTGCGGTCGGGCCCGGGTGGAGCCCGGCGGCGCCTTTACTCTGGGGCACCACGTGCCCCAAAGGAGAGTCAGCGCGGACGCAACCCGTCAAGCACGTGGTCGGCGGCGCTGGCCAGCAGGCTCTGCGACGACCCGGCCGTGATGAAGCCGGCGTTGGCGAGCGAGGTCAGGCCGTGCAGCACCGCGACGACATAGATGCCGAGCTGCTCGGGGTCGCCCTCGATCAGGTTGCCGCGCCGCTGCTCTTCGGCGATGACCTCCAGCGGCACGCGAAAGGCCTCCGCCACCGCCTCGTCCATCCCCTCGACCGGTGAGTGCTTGCGGGTGAACATCAGCTGCACCAGCTCGGGCCGGGCCATCGAGAACTCCAGATAGGTGACCGCCAGCGCGGTCAGGCGGTCGCCGCCGCCGACGTTGCGCATGGTCTCGGCGTAGGCCTCGCCGAGCATCGTGAACCCCTGCTTCGCCACCGCGTCGAGCAGGTCGGCCTTCCCGCTGAAGTGCCGCTGCGGCGCGCCGTGACTCACCCCGAGATCGCGGGCGATCCGGCGCAGGCTCATGTCGCGGACGCCGTCGACTTCGATGACCTCCACGGCCCGGGCGAGCAGGGCGGGCCGCAGGTTGCCGTGGTGATAGCGGGCGCTGTCGGTCACCTGCCTATTCTGCGCCAAACCCGGCAGAATGTATCCGTTGACAACTATGTAGGCGCTGGCTACTTTCGCGGCATGGCGATGACGTCCCCCTGGACCCCTGACCGCATCCCCGACCTGACTGGCCGCCATGCGGTGGTGACCGGCGGCAACAGCGGCCTCGGCCAGGTCGCGGCCACCCACCTGGCGGCGCGCGGCGCCACGGTCACCCTGGCCGTTCGCGACGTCAGCCGTGGCGAGCGGGCCGCGTCCGCCATCACCGGCGACGTGCGGGTGCGCCAGCTCGACCTCGCCAGCCTCGACTCGGTGCGCGCCTTCGCCGCCGACTGGTCCGAGCCGATCGACATCTTGCTCAACAACGCGGGGATCATGATGGTCCCGCAGGGCAGGACCGCCGATGGTTTCGAGCTGCAGCTCGGCACCAACCACCTCGGCCATTTCGCCCTCACCCTCCAGCTGCTCCCGCACCTGCGCGACCGCGTCGTCACCGTGTCCTCGCAGGCGCATCGCCGCGGCAGGATCGCGCTGGACGACCTGCACTGGGAGCAGCGGGCGTACGACCCGGCCGGTGCGTACGCCCAGGCGAAGCTGGCCAACCTGCTCTTCACGCTCGAGCTCGCCCGGCGCCTCGAGGGGCGTTCGTCGGTGCGCTCGCTCGCCGCTCACCCCGGCTACTCCGCCACCAACCTGCAGAACCACAGCGGCAAGCGTGGCCCGCACGTCGTGATGCAGCTCGCCAACCGCTTCATCGCCCGGGATGCCGAGGCCGGCACCGAGCCGCTTCTGTTCGCCGCCGTCGAGGACATCCCGTCCGGCAGCTACGTCGGTCCGGCGAAGGCGTACGAGTGCCGCGGGCAGCCCACGCTCGTCGGCCGCTCGCCCGCCGCCAGCAACGTCGAGCTGGCGAAGGAGTTCTGGCTGCGCTCGGCCACGGAGGTCGGTCTGTCGCCCGAGCTCACGCTGGGGTGAGCCGGGGCTGTCCGAATGGTTCGGACAGCGGGGCGCTCAGGAAGCCAGGAACCGATCCCACTGCATCTCCAGAAGGTCGGGATCCGGCTTTTCGGACCTGCGGCGAGGAAGAACACGCAGGCGCTGGCCGTGCATGTCTTGCAGTCCGTGCCGCAGCATCGGTCCGTCCACCTCACGCAAGACCTCTTCACGGATGGCCAAGGTGTAATCGGGGCGAATGCCGAGGATGCCCGTGTCGTAGGCCGCGTGGTGAATCTTGCACAGGGACAACCCATTTCGTACGGCCGCAATGCCCGCCCGATCGCTGTCGGGCACGATGTGGGCCGCGTCCAGCAGGACGGCGTGCCGCAGCTCGCAGACACTGCAGCGCTCGCCGTATGCCCGCAGCACCATCCCACGGAAGATTGGCTGATGCAGGCGATGCTTCGCCTCCCGGGCCACGTAGCGACGCAGCACTTCCTCCTGGAGGGTGTCACCGGCCTGGGGCAAGACGCCCTCGATCGGCGACAGGACGAACTCGTGCAGTGCTCGGTCCTCGGCGACGATGAAGACAGGGAAGACCGCTTGATAGGTGCCCACCCCGACGCCGTAGAACCAGATCAGCGGTAGCTGCTGCTCATAAGCCCGCCGGAGTCCGCGGTTCTCCGGATGGTCGGGGTCGGTGCCGCGCCACTTGTAGCTGATCAGACCGTCGGGCCGCAGCGCGTCTTCGTAGGGTCGTTCGGCGCCGTCCGGCCGGAATGTCGTGCGGATGGACAGCGCCGCTTGCAATTGGGCTGGCTTGCGGATGCCGCGCTGGCGATCCATGAGCGGGAAACGTTCGCCGCGGAATCGGAACTCGCCGATCTCATCCGTGGACAGGTAGTGCCGCTGGTCATCGGTGCGGACGGCCAGCCATGCCATCGCCTCACGACGCAGCGCCGCATCGTCATCCTCCGTCCACACGCGAGCAGCTTGTCAGGAACCGCCGGCGGCGTGGGCCGATTCGCCTGCGGAGGCGGCTACTTCTTCAACAACCTCTCCATCGTGCGGATCTCGGCGTTCTGGCTCTTGATGATGCCGTTGGCCATCGTGCGCACGTCGGGGTTGTTCGTGGTCTTGTTGACGTCCTGCGCCATCTGCACCGCACCCCGGTGGTGCTTGATCATCATCGTCAGCCACTGCCGGTCGAACTCCGGCCCCTCGGCCTTCTTCAGCCCATCCATCTCGGCCGGCGACATCATGCCGCTCATGTCGTGACCGCCCGGCATCGAGGTGGGCGCACCCCACGACTTCAGCCACCCGGTCATCGTCGTGATCTCCGGGCCCTGCGCCTTGCGGATGTCGGTCGCGAGCTTCTTCACCTGGGCCGACGACGACGGCTTCCTCAGCGCGATGTCGGCCATCTCGATCGCCTGCTGGTGGTGCGGGATCATCATCTGCGCGAACATCACGTCGCCCTGCCGCCCGGAGTCCGCCGGTGCCGAGCTGGAGCTGTCCATCGTGCTCATGTCGTGCCCGCTGCTCTGGCTCCCACCGGCTCCGGTCGAGCTGTCCCCGCTGCCGCACCCGGCGAGCAGAAGGCTGCCGGTGAGGAGGGCGGTGGTGGCGACCAAGGACGTACGTCGTGGCACGGGGTGCTCCGATCTGGTTGCAGCTGGGCGGTTCTCACCCCAGCCTGCGGCCGGGCCCACCCTCGGCGGATGGGCGTTCGATGGAGATTCGATGGAGTCAGGCGCGCGGCAGGCGCACCGTGAACGTCGCACCCGTCCCCGGCCCGTCGCTGGCCACCGTGATCGTCCCGCCGTGCGCGTGCACCATCGCGCGGCAGATCGCCAGACCCAGCCCTGAGCCGCCGTGGTCGCGGTCACGCGCGGTGTCGGCGCGGAAGAACCGGTCGAAGACGTACGCCAGGTGCTCGCCCGCGATCCCCTCACCGGTGTCGCTGACGACCACTTCGACGGCGTCCCGCGCCTCGGCCCGCACCGTGATGCTGCCCGCGCTCGTGTGCCGCACCGCGTTGTCGAGCAGGTTGGTCATGACCTGCTGGAGCCGCAGGCGGTCGCCGGTGACCACCAGTCCGGGCGCCACGTCCGAGCGCAGCGACACCGCAGACCCCGCCAGGCGCGTGCGCACCGGTTCGACCGAAGCGGCGAGAAGCGCTGTGACATCTATGGATTCGCGGTCCAGCACCAGCGCCGATTCGTCGGCCTGCGACACGGCGCGCAGGTCGTGGGTCAGGCGGGTCAGCCTCTCGACCTGCTCGCGCAGCACGCCGGCCGTCGACGCGTCCGGTTCCACCCCGTCCTCGAGCCCGTCGAGATAGGCCGTCATCGTCGCCAGCGGTGTGCGCAGCTCGTGCGCGAGGTCGGAGAGCAGCCGGCGACGCACCTGCTCGGTCTGCTCCAGGTCGTCCGCCATCCGGTTGAAAGCCGTTGTCACCGTGGCGATCTCGGCCGGCGTGCTCGGCTCGTCCAGCCGCACGTCGCGTCGCCCGTCAGCGATCTCACCCGCCGCGGTCGCCATCGAGGTCAGCGGCCGCGCGAGCCGGCGACCCAGCACCCACGCCACCACCGCGGCGGCCAGCACGGCCGCCCCGCCGGCCGTGGCGAGCGTGATCAGCCCGGCCGACCGGAAGGCCTCCTCGACGTGCGCGAGGGTGCTGGACGACGGGTCCGCGCCCGCTCGCACCATGTGCTCGTGGAACAGGGGCGGCCCCACCAGGGCTGCCGTCACGGCGGCCACGACCGCCGCGACCACGAGCACCGCCAGCTGTGCGAACAGCAGCCCCGTCGACAGCCTGGGCCGGCCACGCTCACGGCTCACGCGCCCTCACCCGCCCGATAGCCGACCCCGCGCACCGTCACGACGTACGCCGGCCTCGCCGGGTCGTCGCCCAGCTTGCGGCGCAGGTGCTTCACGTGGGTGTCGACCAGGTGCTCGTCGCCGACCCAGTCGGCTCCCCACACCTCGGCGATCAGCTCGCGCCGAGCGAACGCCCGCCGCGGCTGCGCGAGAAGCGTTGCCAGCAGGTCGAACTCGAGCTTCGTGAGGTGCACCGGCGCTCCCGCGACCACGACCGTGCGCGCCTGCGGGTCGAGCTCCAGCGCCCCCAGCCGCAGCACGGCGACCGGCGGGGTCGACGCGCGCGGCCGCCGCAGCAGCACCCCCACGCGGGCCACCAGCTCGCGCGGCCGGAACGGTTTGGTGACGTAATCGTCGGCACCGACCGACAGCCCGATCAGCGTGTCGGTCTCGTCGTCCCGTGCGGTCACCATGAGCACCAGCGGGTCGGAGAACTCACGCACCCGCCGGCACACCTCGATCCCGTCGAGCCCCGGCAGCCCGAGGTCGAGCACCAGCACGTCGGGCACCCACTCGCGCGAGACCTCCACCGCGGTCGCGCCGTCGTGACACATGCGTACGTCGTGGCCGGCCCGGTCGAGATAGTTGCGGATCATCCCGGCGAGCGCCCGCTCGTCCTCCACCACGAGCACCCGCGCGGCCGTCGACGACATCACCGCCTCACCCTCGCACGCAGACCTGCAGGCAGCGGCGTCGAAGCCTCATGGCCGGGTCGCGCCGGTGAGGACTCCCCACCGGCGCAGCGCCGCGTCGCTGCCGAGCTCCCAGCGCAGCGACGGGTCGGTGGCGTAGAGCCGAAGGAAGTGGAACGCCGCCACCGGGTCGCACAGGAGGTCGTCGGACTCGATGTCGGCGTCGCCGTGCCCGGTTCCGCGGTCGGGGGTTCCGGCCGCACCGGGCGGTCGCACGGTGAGCGTGAGCCGGTTCGAGGCTTCCGGCCGCGGTCCGAACGGGAGGTGGTTGGCGTTGTGCATCGGCACCCACGTGTGCCAGGCGTGCACGTCGCCGATGCGGTCCCACGCCCACGTCTCCACCGGGTTGCGGTCGTGCAGCTCGACGCCCGACGGGGTCAGCACCAGCCCGCGCGGGCCGCGCCGTCTCATCTGCAGCTCGTCGGCCATGGCGATCGCCGCGAGCACGGCCAACCCGATGACGAAGACGCTCGGGAGCAGCTCCCGGTTCAGCAGCCCGCGCACGCCGGCGACGAGCGCAAGGACGATGCACAACGAGCCGATCGCGACGAACCGCAGCGACTTGCCCTGCATCGGCAGCAGCACGCCCAGCCCCTGGCCCGAAGGGACCGTCCGCGGCTCACGAGCCACCCGCCGCGGCGCCGGGACCATCCACACCAGCGCTGCGGCGATCACGAGCGGGACGGCCGCGCCGACGGGCCCCCCTTCGACGAACGCCATCCAGGCCAACCAGCCGAACAGCGCGGCCAGGGCCGCCCAGACCACAGGCATCACGCGGCGCCGCGGCCGCTCCAGGTGCCACCCGATCGAGGACCTGCGCTCCACCTTCGGCTCGGCGTCGCGCACCGGGTCCCAGCTCACGGGCGGAGAGCGTACGCAGACGGGGGCTCAGCGGCCTCGCGCGGGCGCGACCGCCCGCGTGCACGGGCCCGCGATATAGCCGTCACAGCGAATCCTCAGTAACACCAGTGCTTGTGAGCCGCGTCACATTCGGGGGTTCGGGTGTAACGAATGTTGGTCACGAAACGGTTAACGCGTGACCACTCGTGGTCTGGCTCGGCCCGGAGACATGAACAGGACCGAGCAGCTGGCGTGCCCACTCGCCGATTCCTCCCGTGGGCGCGGCGCCGGAACTTCCGGACCCAGCAGAGGCGCGGACGTACGCACGTCAGGCCGACCGATCACCATCGGGGCCGGGCGGCTTCGTGCTGCGAGGCGGCAACACGAAGGGAAGAACTTTTGCTGAACAACCGCAAGGCCCGAGTGACCACGCTCGCCGCCACCGGCGCCGCGACCATCGCGGCCGTGACCGTGGGTGGCGCTGCCCCCGCGAACGCTGACACCGGCGTCTGGGACCGCGTCGCGCAGTGCGAGTCCGGCGGCAACTGGAGCATCAACACCGGCAACGGCTACTACGGCGGCCTGCAGTTCTCGCTGTCCACCTGGCGCGCCTTCGGCGGGTCGGGCATGCCCAACCAGGCCAGCAAGGCTGAGCAGATCCGCGTCGCGCAGCGCACCCTGGCCGCGCAGGGCCCGGGCGCCTGGCCCGTGTGCTCCAAGCGCGCCGGCCTGACCGCGAGCAACGGCGGCTCGTCGTCCTCCTCCTCGGTCGACACCCAGGAGCAGGAGCGCGAGACCGAGGCCCCGCAGCGTCGCACCGAGACCCGCGAGCGCAACAACGACCGCCCGGAGCGCACCGAGACGCGTGAGCGTTCCTCGCGTTCCAGCGAGCGCGCCGAGGTCAAGCAGGACGCCCCGGCCAAGAAGTCGACCCACAAGTCGAGCAAGTCCGAGAAGAAGAGCTTCTCCAAGAGCGAGAAGAAGTCGACCAAGCACACCCACAAGAAGTCGGTCCCCTCGGTGAAGGCCTCCAACGAGACCATCACCGTCAAGGCCGGCGACACGCTGGGCAAGCTGGCCGAGAAGCACGGCATCGACAGCTGGCGCACCCTCTGGGCCGCCAACTCGAAGACGGTCTCGAACCCGAACCTGATCTTCGTCGGCCAGGTCCTGAACCTGCCTGCCTGATCCAGGCATCACGTCGAGGCCCCGGGAGCGATCGCTCCCGGGGCCTCGTCATGTCCAGGCGCGCCCGACGTACGCCGTCGGCCGGCAGCCCTGCGCCGTAGGCTGACCGCATGGCTGAGCTGTTCGTCGACGTCGGCGGCACCCGCGTGTTCGTCGACGACCGCGGGTCACGGTCCACGGCCGTGCTCTACGTGCACGGCGGCCCGGGGCAGGGCAGCTATGACCTCACCGCCTCGGTCGGCGACCTGCTGAGCCGGCACGTGCGGCTCGTCGCGGTCGACCAGCGGGGCGCGCTGCGCTCCGACCCGCTGCCCGCCGAGCCGCCGCTCACCCGCGACCTGCTGATCGCCGACTTCGAGGCGGTGCGCCGCGAGCTCGGGATCGAGCGGTGGGTGCTGCTCGGCCACTCGGCGGGCGCGCCCGTCGCGCTGGAGTACGCCGTCGCCCACCCCGACGCGGTCAGCGCGGTGATCTTCTCCTGCCCGACCTTCGACGCCGACCTCACCGACCGGCACCGGCTGCCGGTCGCGGCCAAGCGGCTGCGCGAGCTCGGTGACGAGGAGGGCGCGGTGCTGTGCGAGGAGATCGCCGCCCGGCCCGACCACCTGAGCCCCGCCGACGGCGCTCGCGAGGCGACGCAGCGGCTCGGCGAGCACTATCTCGAGCTGTTCTTCCATGACGCCGACGGGCAGGAGCGCTACCTGCGGCTGATGCGTGACTCCGAGCTGACCGACGAGCAGCGCGAGCGCGGCATGTCGCACCTGCCGCTCATCGAGCCGATGTACCGCTCCACCCTCGGTCTGCTCCCGCGGCTGCGGCAGCCGCACCTGCTCGTGCACGGCATCGACGACCTGGTGGCCGCGCCCGCGATGATCAGCGCCTACCGCCAGACGGCCCAGGGCGCCCAGGTCGTGACGCTCGCCGCGTCCGGCCACTTCCCGCACGTCGAGGAGCCCGAGGCCTTCGCGGCCGTCGTCCTCGAGCTGGTCGCCGGACTGGACTGATCCCGCCATGCCCGCTGCCGACTCGTCGGTGCTCGACGCGCTGCGCTGGGTCGACCTCGCCGGCGTGCTCGGCAACGCCATGCTCGGCGGGGTCGTGGCCCGGGCCGCCCGGCTCGACCCGGTCGGCTTCGCGGTGCTCGCGATCATCTCCGGCCTGGGCGGCGGACTCATCCGCGACACCCTGCTGCAGGCCGGCCCGCCCGCCGCACTGCTCGACAACGCCTACATCCTCACCGCGCTCGCCGGCGCGGCGATCGCCTTCCTGGTGCAGGTCGAGGGCGGGCGCACCTGGGACCGGGCCTGGCCGTGGATCGACGCGGTCTCGCTCGGCGCCTGGGCCGGCGCCGGCGCCCTCAAGACGCTCGACACCGGCCTCGGCTGGCTGCCCGCCGTGCTGCTCGGGGTCGTCACCGCCGTCGGCGGCGGGATGGTGCGCGACATCGTGCTGCGCCAGGTGCCGGCGGTGCTGGGCAGCAGCCCGCTCTACGCCACCTGCGCCCTCGCCGCCAGCAGCACCCTGGTGGTGTGCGCCCAGCTGGGCCACCCCACCCTCGGCCTGGTCCTCGCGGTCGTCGTCGGCGCGGGCCTCACGCTGCTGGCCCGCAAGCGCCGCTGGATGCTGCCGCTGTCGGCCAACTGGGGAGCGCTGCGCCGCGAGGGCGAGCGGCGCGCCCGCGCGGTCCGCCGGGTGCGGAGGCGTCGGGACGGCTGAGACACCGATCAGACTTGGGTGTCTCACGGGGGTGGGAGGACGAGCGACGGCAGGAGCAGCGCGGAGTCGCCGAACTCGTGCCAGAGGTAGCCGCCGGAGGTGGCGGCGGCGTACGCCCGTTCGGTCAGCTCCGCCCCGGCGACCGCCTCGACCAGCAGCAGGTGCGACGCCTCGGGGTCGTGCCAGCCGGTGACCAGCCCGGTGACGACGCGCGGCGGGTCGGACGGCGTGACGAGCCGCTCGGTCCAGCCCCGCGTCGCCTCGACCCGGCCGCCCGGCGTGACCGCCGACTCCAGCGCGCGGGTGACGGTGGTGCCGACCGCGACCACTCGGCCCCCGCCGGCGCGCGTGGCGTTGACCATCCGCGCCGTGACCTCCGGGACCTCGAAGCGCTCGGGCTGCGGCCCCTCCCCGGCCTCCTGCGACGAGACGCCCGTGTGCAGCGTGACGGTGGCCGTCGCGACCCCGCGACCGACCAGGTCCGCGAGCACCCCGCCGGTGAACGGCCTTCCCGCAGAAGGCATCTCGGCGCTGCCCGGGACGGTGCTGAAGACGTTCTGGTACGTCGACAGCGGGTATCGGCGATCGAGGTAGCCGTAGGCGATGGGCCGGCCCGAGCGCTCGGCCCGCGAGGCGAGGTCGCCGTCGACCTCGGCCCGCCACAACCGGTTGCCCGACCCGGTGGGGGACGAGCCGTCCTGCGGGTAGCCGGAGACCAGGGTGAGCGTGACGTCCGCGATGCGCAGCCGCTCGCCGGCCTCGGCGTCGAGCACTGGCCGCTCTGCGTCGGGGGCGCTGCGCAGCTCCACCACCCAGGCGCCGTCGTCGAGCGGGGTCGCCAGGTGCACCACCACCGCACCGCGTCGGTCGCTGACGGCGTCGAGCTGCCCGGCGACCGTCGCCGAGTTGTTGACGACCACGAGGTCGCCCGGCTGCAGGTGGTCGGCGATCCGGGTGAACCGGGTGTGGGTGACGCCGTCGCCGGAGGCGACCAGCAGGCGTACCTCGTCACGGCGGAGGCCGCGTTGCTCGGGCGGGCCGGTCGCCGCGAGGCCGGCACCGGGCGCGTGACCGGCGGCTGGCAGCGGGGTCGCGGCGTGCGCGGCGGGGGTGGTCATGCGCGCGCCTGCGCCGGCGCGAAGTCGGCCGCGCGCAGGCGTCCCGACGGTGGCCGCTGGTCGAGGATCGCCAGGACGTGCGGCACGACGGTCTCCGGCAGCGGTCGGTCGGAGATGTCCTCGTCGGGGAAGGCCGCCTGGTGCATCGCGGTGCGCATGTCGCCCGGGTCGATGGCATAGGCGCGCAGGCCCTCCTCCTCGCCCCAGGTCAGCGTGAGGTGGTCGAGCGCGGCCTTGGAGGCGCCGTAACCGCCCCACGTCGGGTAGTGCTCCACCGCCGCGTCCGACGAGATCGACGCCAGCACACCGTCGTTCGCCGTCAGCAGCGGCAGCAGCGGGCGGGTGAGGTCGAGGCCGGGGCCGACGTTGACCGCCCACACCGCCCGCAGCTCCTCGAGCGCGAGGTCGCGCAACGGCCGCAGCGGAGTCGGTCCGAGATCGCTCGCGTTGTGCAGCAGCAGGTCGAGCCGGCCGAGCCCGGTGACCCGGTCGACGAGAGCGGCGCGGTGCTCCGGGTCGGACACGTCGCCG
It includes:
- a CDS encoding S-adenosylmethionine:tRNA ribosyltransferase-isomerase — its product is MTTPAAHAATPLPAAGHAPGAGLAATGPPEQRGLRRDEVRLLVASGDGVTHTRFTRIADHLQPGDLVVVNNSATVAGQLDAVSDRRGAVVVHLATPLDDGAWVVELRSAPDAERPVLDAEAGERLRIADVTLTLVSGYPQDGSSPTGSGNRLWRAEVDGDLASRAERSGRPIAYGYLDRRYPLSTYQNVFSTVPGSAEMPSAGRPFTGGVLADLVGRGVATATVTLHTGVSSQEAGEGPQPERFEVPEVTARMVNATRAGGGRVVAVGTTVTRALESAVTPGGRVEATRGWTERLVTPSDPPRVVTGLVTGWHDPEASHLLLVEAVAGAELTERAYAAATSGGYLWHEFGDSALLLPSLVLPPP
- a CDS encoding SDR family NAD(P)-dependent oxidoreductase encodes the protein MSNHVNAQDLSTTSPVALITGGSAGLGRELVHALAARGWTVVTDGRDPDRLREATAQLPTVHAVAGDVSDPEHRAALVDRVTGLGRLDLLLHNASDLGPTPLRPLRDLALEELRAVWAVNVGPGLDLTRPLLPLLTANDGVLASISSDAAVEHYPTWGGYGASKAALDHLTLTWGEEEGLRAYAIDPGDMRTAMHQAAFPDEDISDRPLPETVVPHVLAILDQRPPSGRLRAADFAPAQARA